One stretch of Rosistilla oblonga DNA includes these proteins:
- a CDS encoding FHA domain-containing protein, which yields MNDDAPPPTQLESDEEVQRVQAELRRQAKGSAKTTADNDEKMFRPTARPPVALLVVCDDGKDSGEAIRIRGDRFSIGRTEGDLQITHDEMISSRHLAIHRQSVAGQTRLCVTDLQSRNGLFVRVTKAPLMHDAEVLIGGGHYKMDIVREEVPETVAMAGVEDLLPASTKALEGQHLPGAVIFSEIVAGRAEARTMLDRQRYVIGRGEGCDIQRPRDPFTRMQHAVLTRSERGTWVIESGNTINGIWLRVPQIVLNVGKSCEFRIGEQRFRLKFGRRT from the coding sequence ATGAACGACGACGCGCCACCACCAACCCAACTCGAGTCCGACGAAGAGGTGCAGCGCGTGCAGGCTGAACTTCGCCGCCAAGCGAAAGGGTCCGCCAAAACAACAGCCGACAATGACGAAAAGATGTTTCGTCCGACCGCGCGGCCGCCTGTTGCGTTGCTGGTCGTCTGCGACGATGGAAAGGATTCCGGCGAAGCGATCCGGATCCGCGGAGATCGGTTTTCGATTGGTCGGACCGAAGGCGACTTGCAGATCACACACGACGAAATGATTTCGTCGCGGCATCTTGCGATCCACCGCCAATCGGTCGCCGGACAAACTCGGTTGTGCGTCACCGATCTGCAGAGCCGCAACGGATTGTTCGTTCGCGTAACCAAGGCTCCTCTGATGCACGATGCAGAGGTCTTGATCGGCGGCGGCCACTACAAGATGGATATTGTTCGCGAAGAGGTTCCCGAAACCGTCGCGATGGCAGGCGTCGAGGATCTGTTGCCGGCATCGACCAAGGCGTTGGAGGGGCAACATCTGCCGGGAGCGGTGATCTTTTCGGAGATCGTTGCGGGGCGCGCCGAGGCGCGTACGATGCTCGATCGCCAACGGTATGTGATCGGACGCGGCGAAGGTTGCGACATCCAACGCCCCCGCGATCCCTTCACACGCATGCAACACGCCGTGCTAACTCGCAGCGAACGAGGCACCTGGGTTATCGAAAGCGGTAATACGATCAATGGGATTTGGTTGCGAGTGCCACAGATTGTGCTGAACGTAGGCAAGTCTTGCGAGTTTCGGATTGGGGAACAACGCTTCCGATTAAAGTTTGGCAGGCGAACATGA
- a CDS encoding 3-keto-disaccharide hydrolase → MRYSPLRTVASLQRLALFACIFSLSAALAVADEAASSGWIDLKLQRDTVWEPCNFGGDGEVEFSENQAVLEMGDPLTGIRLVKEFPKDGYEIQFEASRLEGFDFFVGLTFPVAESHCSLILGGWSGAVIGLSNINGADASNNPTTREGDFDNNRWYRVRVRVAADRITAWVDDKQWVDQPRQGVEFGIRGEMDPSTPLGIATYQCKVAYRKIQYRRLNSGEVKPSHKPQPTESKSK, encoded by the coding sequence ATGCGATATTCCCCTCTCCGCACGGTCGCTTCGCTACAACGACTCGCTCTTTTCGCTTGTATCTTCAGCCTATCGGCCGCGCTGGCGGTTGCCGACGAAGCGGCCAGCAGCGGTTGGATCGATCTGAAATTGCAGCGTGATACGGTCTGGGAGCCCTGCAATTTTGGAGGCGATGGAGAGGTCGAGTTCTCCGAGAACCAGGCGGTGCTAGAGATGGGCGATCCGCTGACTGGGATCCGTTTGGTCAAAGAGTTTCCCAAGGATGGCTACGAGATCCAGTTTGAAGCTTCGCGTTTGGAAGGCTTTGACTTTTTTGTCGGTCTGACTTTTCCCGTCGCCGAATCGCACTGCAGCTTGATCCTGGGCGGTTGGTCGGGAGCCGTGATCGGACTCTCGAACATCAACGGCGCCGACGCTTCGAACAACCCCACGACGCGCGAAGGGGATTTTGATAACAACCGTTGGTACCGTGTCCGCGTGCGTGTCGCCGCCGATCGGATCACCGCCTGGGTCGACGATAAGCAATGGGTCGATCAGCCGCGGCAGGGTGTTGAGTTTGGGATCCGGGGCGAGATGGATCCTTCGACGCCGCTGGGGATTGCGACGTATCAATGCAAAGTCGCCTACCGAAAGATTCAATATCGACGGCTGAACTCCGGCGAAGTAAAACCCTCCCACAAACCACAGCCGACCGAATCGAAGAGCAAGTAG
- the tadA gene encoding tRNA adenosine(34) deaminase TadA, translating into MNDPEFDEHWMGRALELAYAAATADEVPVGAVILNEKRQVIAAAHNQRQQLHDPTAHAEMIAITQAAEAIGDWRLEGCTLYVTLEPCPMCAGAILQARVPRVVYGADDPKAGAVRSMYELLSDDRLNHQCAVTSGVLSSRCSGALTDFFAAKRAMGKK; encoded by the coding sequence ATGAACGACCCCGAATTTGATGAGCATTGGATGGGGCGAGCCCTGGAGCTTGCTTATGCCGCCGCAACCGCCGACGAAGTGCCGGTCGGCGCGGTGATCCTGAACGAAAAGCGGCAGGTAATCGCCGCCGCGCACAATCAACGCCAGCAACTGCACGATCCGACGGCGCATGCGGAGATGATCGCGATCACGCAAGCTGCCGAAGCGATCGGCGATTGGCGGCTGGAGGGTTGCACGCTGTATGTGACGCTGGAACCGTGCCCGATGTGTGCCGGTGCGATCTTGCAAGCCCGCGTGCCACGGGTCGTCTACGGTGCCGACGATCCCAAGGCCGGCGCGGTCCGCAGTATGTACGAACTGCTCTCCGACGATCGATTGAATCACCAATGTGCGGTCACCTCCGGCGTGCTTAGCTCGCGTTGTTCGGGAGCGTTGACCGATTTTTTTGCCGCGAAACGGGCGATGGGGAAGAAGTAG
- a CDS encoding MFS transporter: protein MTTSIHTPALRVPQGFFYGYLMVPVASLAQICTAPGQTFAISAFIPAIRDSLQLSEISLTSAYMIGTLVAAFPLMLVGPIADRIGNRATITGIVLLLAGACFFASFVNSFATLLLAFLALRFLGQGSLSLLSSNTTSMWFRTKLGRVSAIMSIGMAGAFAVIPGWLLSSIESYGWRETYRGLGLVVAGIMLPLLAIVYRNRPEDVGQHLDGNRPDEPLPHAEGSRATGSQRTVAIEERSLSLRDAMRQPTFWILMTIMSAWAMIGTGLVFYLFAIGEARGIDKDATAAVFKTFALSMLAMQFSGGFLADRFALHHLLFAGVGLLSLGTLTLFFAQTSPQLHLFGLLFGAGQGITVAVNATVWVRYYGRAHLGKIRGTSWSASVAGSGAGPFLLGWAKDHSGHFEPAIIAFLCILIPLVLLALWVRPPARPDVLAPAAS, encoded by the coding sequence TTGACAACGTCCATTCACACGCCAGCGCTTCGCGTCCCGCAGGGATTTTTCTACGGCTACTTGATGGTTCCTGTCGCCTCGTTGGCTCAGATCTGCACCGCGCCGGGGCAAACCTTCGCAATTTCTGCATTTATTCCGGCGATCCGCGACTCGTTGCAATTGAGCGAAATCTCGCTCACCTCCGCCTATATGATCGGCACCTTGGTCGCCGCGTTTCCGTTGATGTTGGTTGGCCCGATCGCCGACCGGATCGGCAACCGGGCGACGATCACCGGGATCGTGTTGCTGTTGGCCGGTGCTTGCTTCTTCGCTTCGTTTGTCAATTCCTTTGCGACCCTGCTGCTCGCCTTCCTGGCCCTCCGGTTTCTGGGCCAAGGTTCCTTGTCGTTGCTCAGCAGCAACACCACGTCGATGTGGTTTCGCACCAAGCTGGGCCGCGTTTCGGCGATCATGAGTATCGGCATGGCGGGCGCCTTCGCCGTCATCCCCGGTTGGTTGTTGTCGAGCATCGAGAGCTACGGTTGGCGAGAGACCTATCGCGGCTTGGGGCTGGTCGTGGCGGGGATCATGTTGCCGCTGCTGGCTATTGTCTATCGCAACCGCCCCGAGGACGTCGGCCAACATTTGGATGGCAACCGCCCCGACGAACCGCTCCCTCACGCCGAGGGCTCTCGCGCGACCGGATCCCAGCGGACCGTCGCGATCGAAGAGCGTTCGCTGTCGCTGCGCGATGCGATGCGGCAGCCGACGTTTTGGATCCTGATGACGATCATGTCCGCTTGGGCGATGATCGGCACCGGCCTCGTCTTTTATCTGTTTGCGATTGGCGAAGCTCGCGGGATCGATAAAGACGCCACCGCCGCGGTCTTCAAAACGTTTGCGTTGAGCATGTTGGCGATGCAATTCAGCGGCGGCTTCTTGGCCGATCGGTTTGCGTTACACCATTTGTTGTTCGCCGGAGTGGGACTGTTGAGCTTGGGGACGCTGACGTTGTTCTTCGCCCAAACATCGCCTCAGTTGCATCTCTTTGGGCTGCTGTTTGGTGCCGGGCAAGGAATCACCGTAGCGGTCAACGCGACGGTCTGGGTACGTTATTACGGACGTGCTCATCTGGGCAAGATTCGCGGGACGTCTTGGAGCGCGTCGGTCGCCGGCAGCGGCGCCGGACCGTTTCTGTTGGGCTGGGCCAAGGATCACTCGGGGCACTTCGAGCCCGCGATCATAGCCTTTTTATGTATTCTCATTCCGCTGGTGCTATTGGCGTTGTGGGTCCGTCCTCCGGCGCGACCCGATGTTTTGGCACCCGCCGCCTCGTGA
- a CDS encoding D-hexose-6-phosphate mutarotase: MIDDLNLQFGIDKKIAFTLGNGDLPKAILLAEDATAEIYLHGAHVSSFHRHGWGEMLWMSDESNFRTDRPIRGGVPICWPWFGQPQPELPQHGFARTSQWEVIETKTHADPSLEIALRLTDSEATRQLWPHPFELTMRVIVGRDLTMQLSCLNTGEEPLDAEAALHTYFHVQDIDAVRVAGLDGRRYIDKLDALLVKPQAGELSIDREVDRIYLETPDAVTIHDGAERRIEIQKSGSLSTVVWNPWIDKSAAMADFPNDGYRTMVCVETTNAAEDIRTIQPGEVHTITQSCRCEPATGPADPVEAIL, from the coding sequence ATGATTGACGACTTAAACCTGCAATTTGGTATCGATAAAAAAATCGCCTTCACCTTGGGCAACGGCGATCTCCCCAAAGCGATCCTGTTGGCCGAAGACGCAACCGCCGAGATCTATCTGCACGGCGCGCACGTCAGTTCGTTCCATCGGCATGGCTGGGGCGAGATGTTGTGGATGAGCGACGAATCCAACTTTCGGACCGATCGTCCGATCCGCGGCGGCGTGCCGATCTGCTGGCCATGGTTTGGACAACCGCAGCCCGAATTGCCTCAGCACGGCTTTGCTCGCACGTCGCAGTGGGAGGTTATCGAGACGAAGACACACGCCGATCCCAGCTTGGAGATCGCGCTGCGTTTGACCGACAGCGAGGCGACGCGGCAGTTGTGGCCGCATCCGTTTGAACTGACGATGCGCGTGATCGTCGGTCGCGATCTGACGATGCAATTGAGCTGTCTGAACACCGGCGAGGAACCGCTGGATGCCGAGGCGGCGCTGCACACCTATTTCCACGTTCAAGATATCGATGCGGTGCGAGTCGCGGGACTCGACGGCCGACGCTACATCGACAAGCTCGATGCGCTGCTGGTCAAACCGCAGGCGGGGGAACTGTCGATCGATCGCGAGGTCGACCGGATCTATCTGGAAACGCCCGACGCGGTCACGATCCACGACGGAGCCGAGCGACGGATCGAGATCCAAAAATCGGGCAGCTTGTCGACGGTGGTTTGGAATCCCTGGATCGATAAATCGGCGGCGATGGCTGATTTTCCCAACGACGGCTACCGGACGATGGTCTGTGTCGAAACGACCAACGCGGCCGAGGACATCCGCACGATCCAACCGGGCGAAGTCCACACGATCACGCAATCGTGCCGCTGTGAACCGGCAACTGGCCCCGCCGATCCTGTGGAAGCTATATTGTAA
- a CDS encoding FHA domain-containing protein translates to MRLHIEHADGSVQVFDFRNQAVRLGRAKDCEVRFDDARYPKVSSLHAELQFDGDGWRLLHHSRSNQTLINGATVDSSHRINSGDTIRLGFTGPIVQVIGLEEARSAPAGTLLTAEVPKILQQLQNLETFDIGNGGLIGRDPDLADFCLDHPHVSRSHAQLSRDGQQIAIEDVGSANGTFVNGQPIATRCQLNDGDTIDIGPFSLELRAHRLVSRSRKNNVQLVAERLGLEIRAGGRGDALRLLNNVELVLNPGEFACIIGPSGSGKSTLLRMLSGRGDPTEGRAYVNGRDLHRNFNAIKTDLCVIPQSLTLHESLTVQQTLRFAAALRLPPDLRPAELEQAVDTIVQRVGLETRRDVRISQLSGGQLKRVGLGTELISDPSLLFLDEVTSGLDEQADQEMMQLFQRLSASGKTLVCVTHNLAHVSEYCGLILVLTAGGHLAFLGTPAEALEYFKVNRLAEIYPALAKQPAEASAAAFLTSPHYRRYVVDRKPALQKQDSEAAASQSSYRTSASIGRRQFATIFRRTVAVWRGDLPAVATLIGQPLLVGLLLCLVFGRFEDLSESLPPERIATTRNLLFLLSVSCFWLGCNSSVKELVQERMIYGRERNFNLIPEAYLGAKILFFALLSLGQAALLGAIAIAWYDPPGDKLPMLGTLCLLALTGSLLGQAISACSKSEETAVAIVPVVVIPQIILGGVVASLSGLPEWIAKTTTTVFWGQKAIEGCLPEAERLAADFEPSLPTSYLVILLHATIFLAIAWFGTRRTTTGV, encoded by the coding sequence ATGAGGTTGCACATCGAACACGCCGATGGATCGGTTCAGGTCTTCGACTTCCGAAACCAAGCGGTCCGCTTGGGAAGAGCCAAGGATTGCGAAGTGCGGTTCGACGACGCACGCTACCCCAAAGTCAGTTCGCTGCACGCGGAACTGCAATTCGATGGCGATGGCTGGCGTTTGCTGCATCACAGTCGATCGAACCAGACCTTGATCAATGGAGCGACGGTGGATTCGTCGCATCGAATTAATAGTGGCGATACGATTCGACTGGGCTTCACCGGTCCAATCGTGCAAGTGATCGGTCTCGAAGAGGCGCGGTCGGCTCCCGCGGGAACTCTGCTGACGGCTGAGGTTCCTAAGATTCTCCAGCAGTTGCAAAACCTGGAGACCTTCGATATTGGCAACGGTGGGTTGATCGGGCGCGATCCCGATCTCGCCGACTTTTGTCTCGACCATCCGCACGTTTCGCGATCGCACGCACAACTATCCCGCGACGGCCAACAGATCGCGATCGAAGATGTTGGCAGCGCCAACGGGACCTTTGTCAATGGACAACCGATCGCGACGCGGTGCCAATTAAACGATGGCGACACGATCGACATCGGGCCGTTTTCGTTGGAACTGCGAGCGCATCGACTGGTCAGTCGTTCGCGAAAGAACAACGTCCAATTGGTCGCCGAACGATTGGGGCTGGAGATACGAGCGGGCGGTCGTGGCGATGCCTTGCGGTTGCTGAACAACGTGGAACTGGTACTCAATCCAGGTGAGTTTGCTTGCATCATCGGGCCCAGCGGGTCGGGAAAGTCGACGTTGTTGCGAATGCTCAGCGGTCGCGGCGATCCGACCGAGGGCCGAGCGTATGTCAACGGACGCGATCTGCATCGCAACTTCAACGCGATCAAGACCGATCTGTGCGTGATCCCCCAATCGCTTACGCTGCACGAATCACTGACGGTTCAGCAGACACTTCGATTTGCCGCGGCGTTGCGTCTGCCGCCCGATCTGCGACCGGCCGAACTGGAACAGGCTGTCGATACGATCGTCCAGAGAGTGGGCTTGGAAACGCGTCGCGATGTGCGGATTTCGCAACTTAGCGGCGGACAGCTGAAACGCGTCGGGCTGGGGACCGAACTGATCTCCGACCCCAGCTTGCTGTTCCTCGATGAGGTGACGTCGGGGCTGGATGAACAGGCCGACCAAGAGATGATGCAGTTGTTCCAACGCCTCTCTGCCAGTGGCAAGACGCTTGTCTGCGTGACCCACAATCTGGCGCATGTCAGCGAATACTGCGGATTGATTCTGGTGCTGACCGCAGGCGGACATCTCGCCTTTTTGGGTACTCCCGCTGAAGCGCTCGAATATTTCAAGGTGAATCGATTGGCGGAAATCTATCCGGCGCTCGCCAAACAGCCGGCGGAAGCATCGGCCGCTGCCTTCCTGACAAGTCCGCACTACCGCCGGTATGTCGTCGACCGAAAACCCGCACTTCAGAAACAAGACTCCGAGGCAGCGGCGTCGCAATCTTCTTACCGCACGTCGGCGTCGATTGGCCGGCGGCAGTTTGCCACCATCTTTCGCCGCACCGTTGCCGTTTGGCGAGGCGACCTTCCAGCGGTCGCCACGTTGATCGGACAGCCGCTGCTGGTGGGCCTCTTGCTGTGTCTCGTCTTCGGGCGGTTTGAGGACTTGAGCGAAAGTCTCCCGCCCGAACGGATCGCCACGACACGTAATCTGTTGTTCCTGTTGAGCGTCAGCTGTTTTTGGCTGGGATGCAATTCGAGCGTCAAAGAACTGGTTCAGGAACGGATGATCTATGGTCGCGAACGCAATTTCAACTTGATCCCCGAAGCCTATCTCGGCGCGAAGATCTTGTTTTTTGCATTGCTCTCCCTCGGCCAAGCGGCTTTGTTGGGAGCGATCGCGATCGCTTGGTACGATCCTCCCGGCGACAAGTTGCCGATGCTTGGCACCCTGTGTCTGCTGGCGCTAACGGGATCATTATTAGGGCAAGCGATCTCGGCCTGTTCGAAATCGGAAGAGACCGCAGTGGCGATCGTCCCCGTCGTGGTGATCCCTCAGATCATCCTCGGTGGCGTAGTCGCTTCGCTGTCGGGGTTGCCCGAATGGATCGCCAAAACAACCACGACGGTATTTTGGGGGCAGAAAGCGATCGAGGGTTGCCTGCCGGAAGCCGAACGGCTCGCCGCCGATTTCGAGCCGTCTCTTCCCACGTCGTACCTCGTGATATTGCTGCACGCCACGATCTTTTTAGCTATCGCCTGGTTCGGGACACGCCGCACAACAACCGGTGTTTAA
- a CDS encoding protein kinase domain-containing protein produces the protein MPENPTPRPKLDITQDLDAASAHDPRESDFSVVDDDRELALPTEIGDYTVTRLIGSGGMGRVYHAVHRPMDRIVALKMLPPSRMQNHKSVDRFYAEVRAAARLMHPNIVTAFDAGHKGDLHYLAMEYLEGATLTQIVRASGPLELSRAVDLIRQAATGLQHAHRAGIVHRDVKPSNLMLTPEGIVKVLDLGLATIGSEPDKQRKRGRLVGTIEYMAPEQIEDASNPDRRNDIYSLGATFFFLLTGRTLYQGGILDQARAHRDEPLPDLFALRPDVDVRLDQVIRRMLAKRLDGRYSSLAEVLEDLDEWLAGATLSDWTEAGSRLTLPGEQLTDGVEATTAVGRSSVLGLDVGMFYVAAAMAEAGHPVRTGNAGINNQPLLQSAVATTRDEQTIFGSDAIKLRTKTPHRLAHCVQLYLGTTKLDRHIGDRQCPPEVAIGMIMRHAARNAWELNGRPAVVAVTVPACYDQARRRSTMQAAQVAGFDSIRLIDRPLAAAQSQLIEEHAALPPPKPSEVCYWMVVSLTGLAMEISVVRHVGGRLQLLASVGDWNLGLLAWQQRVVDLAATDCLRRLRLDPRKDLKDAVSLQLACEKALRQLSIKPQADLDFRLQGRDATVTLKRATLGAACSDLLVHLNGMIGQALKESGVDASQLSNCLTVGMLTRMPQVSDVLRGRIGSQMPIIAVDRPALAAGAASAVMGELPGQTHGFPAPHSCSTHDLGLLIRDGKQKRPRTVPVLPRATKLPARKSRRLLQPQPGQRPSLTLIESAGWQGDAWRSLGNFHLPEHDAEAPLEAVLEVDANGLLKVGVHDPNTGHVQRVPPLPTPMIDEADLATWRAWIEKTTRNQPPS, from the coding sequence ATGCCCGAGAATCCGACACCACGGCCGAAACTCGATATCACGCAAGACCTTGATGCGGCCAGCGCTCACGATCCGCGCGAATCCGATTTTTCGGTCGTCGACGACGATCGGGAACTGGCCCTGCCGACCGAGATCGGCGACTACACCGTCACCCGTTTGATTGGTTCGGGAGGAATGGGGCGGGTCTACCACGCGGTTCACCGTCCGATGGACCGCATCGTGGCGCTGAAGATGTTGCCGCCCAGCCGGATGCAAAACCACAAATCGGTCGACAGGTTTTATGCCGAAGTCCGCGCCGCGGCTCGCTTGATGCATCCCAATATCGTGACAGCGTTTGACGCCGGGCACAAAGGCGATCTGCACTATCTGGCGATGGAGTATCTCGAGGGGGCGACGCTCACCCAGATCGTCCGCGCGTCGGGGCCGCTGGAACTCTCCCGCGCCGTCGACCTGATTCGCCAAGCCGCCACCGGTTTGCAGCACGCGCATCGCGCCGGGATCGTCCATCGCGACGTCAAGCCAAGCAATCTGATGCTCACTCCCGAGGGGATCGTCAAAGTTCTCGACCTCGGGTTGGCGACGATCGGTTCGGAACCGGACAAGCAGCGGAAGCGAGGTCGGTTGGTCGGAACGATCGAATATATGGCTCCCGAGCAGATCGAAGACGCTTCGAATCCCGATCGCCGCAACGACATCTACAGCCTCGGTGCCACGTTTTTCTTCCTCCTCACCGGCCGCACGCTGTACCAAGGTGGAATCCTCGACCAGGCGCGGGCGCACCGCGATGAACCGCTCCCCGATCTCTTCGCTCTCCGCCCCGACGTCGACGTCCGCCTGGACCAAGTGATCCGGCGAATGTTGGCCAAGCGACTCGACGGTCGCTACAGTTCGTTGGCCGAAGTCTTGGAGGATCTCGACGAATGGTTAGCCGGCGCGACGCTGTCGGATTGGACCGAAGCCGGTTCGCGGTTGACGCTCCCGGGAGAACAATTGACCGACGGCGTCGAAGCGACCACCGCGGTCGGGCGTTCGAGTGTGTTGGGGCTGGACGTGGGGATGTTTTACGTCGCCGCCGCGATGGCCGAAGCGGGGCATCCGGTTCGGACGGGCAACGCGGGGATCAACAATCAACCGCTGCTGCAGTCCGCCGTCGCCACGACTCGCGACGAACAGACGATCTTTGGCAGCGATGCGATTAAGTTGCGGACCAAGACGCCGCATCGCCTGGCTCACTGCGTGCAGTTGTATCTGGGGACGACGAAGTTGGATCGCCACATCGGCGACCGCCAGTGTCCGCCCGAAGTTGCAATCGGGATGATCATGCGTCACGCGGCGCGGAACGCTTGGGAATTAAATGGGCGTCCGGCGGTGGTGGCCGTCACCGTTCCCGCCTGTTACGACCAAGCGCGGCGACGCAGCACGATGCAAGCGGCTCAGGTCGCCGGATTCGATTCGATCCGCTTGATCGATCGGCCGCTGGCTGCCGCGCAAAGTCAGTTGATCGAAGAACATGCTGCCCTGCCACCGCCGAAGCCCTCGGAGGTCTGTTATTGGATGGTCGTCTCGTTGACCGGGTTGGCGATGGAGATCTCGGTGGTCCGGCATGTCGGCGGCCGATTGCAATTATTAGCCAGCGTCGGCGACTGGAATTTGGGCCTGCTGGCATGGCAACAGCGTGTCGTCGATCTGGCAGCTACCGATTGTCTGCGGCGGCTGCGACTCGATCCCCGCAAAGACCTCAAGGATGCTGTCAGTCTGCAATTGGCGTGCGAGAAGGCGCTTCGCCAGCTGTCGATCAAACCGCAAGCCGATCTCGATTTCCGGCTGCAGGGCCGCGACGCGACAGTCACGCTCAAGCGGGCGACGTTGGGAGCGGCTTGCAGCGACCTGTTGGTCCATCTCAATGGCATGATCGGTCAAGCGCTCAAAGAATCGGGAGTCGACGCGAGCCAGTTGAGCAATTGTTTGACCGTCGGCATGTTGACGCGAATGCCTCAGGTCAGCGACGTGTTGCGAGGCCGAATCGGATCGCAGATGCCGATCATCGCTGTCGATCGTCCCGCCTTGGCTGCGGGAGCTGCGTCGGCGGTGATGGGGGAATTGCCTGGGCAAACGCACGGCTTCCCGGCTCCCCATTCGTGCAGCACGCACGACCTGGGGCTATTGATTCGCGACGGCAAGCAAAAGCGACCGCGGACGGTTCCGGTCTTGCCGCGAGCGACCAAGCTGCCCGCGCGCAAGTCGCGACGTCTGCTGCAACCCCAGCCGGGCCAACGCCCTTCGCTGACGCTGATCGAATCGGCTGGCTGGCAGGGAGACGCTTGGCGGTCGTTGGGAAACTTCCATCTACCCGAACACGACGCCGAAGCACCGTTGGAAGCGGTTTTAGAAGTCGATGCCAACGGCTTGTTGAAGGTTGGCGTTCACGACCCCAACACCGGCCACGTACAACGCGTCCCGCCTCTGCCGACGCCGATGATCGACGAAGCCGACTTGGCGACCTGGCGAGCCTGGATCGAAAAGACAACTCGCAACCAACCACCGTCATAA
- a CDS encoding succinylglutamate desuccinylase/aspartoacylase family protein: MSNELQKLDIGRWGDQVIGLGEDADVHLTISESYSSSMIQVPIHVRRAKAEGPVVFVTAAIHGDELNGTGAIRELIQEELELTRGSLILVPVLNLLAFDRHTRYTPDRRDLNRSFPGSASGNMASRMARTLFDQIVGRADFGIDLHTAAIRRTNYPNVRGDLSNPAVRRIATAFGSEIVLNGQGPGGALRREACQVGCPTIIMEGGEIWKVEPDVVANAARGVRNVLRDLQMLGGPPEQAPYQVIVETSKWVRAEKGGFLQFHVQPGEVIVKGQPVATNTNLLGRERCILEAPFDAVVIGMTTLPAGSPGEPVCHLGMLPEGFDPETLHQLRGGTQREAT, from the coding sequence TTGAGCAACGAGTTACAAAAGCTGGACATCGGTCGTTGGGGTGATCAGGTCATCGGTCTGGGCGAAGATGCCGACGTGCATCTGACGATCAGCGAGAGCTACAGCAGTAGCATGATCCAGGTGCCGATCCATGTTCGCCGCGCTAAAGCGGAAGGCCCCGTGGTTTTTGTCACCGCCGCGATCCATGGCGATGAACTCAACGGCACCGGTGCGATCCGTGAACTGATCCAAGAGGAATTGGAACTGACGCGTGGGTCGTTGATCCTGGTGCCGGTGCTGAACCTGCTGGCATTCGACCGGCACACCCGCTACACGCCCGATCGCCGCGATCTGAACCGCTCGTTTCCCGGATCGGCCAGCGGCAACATGGCCAGCCGAATGGCGCGGACGCTGTTCGATCAGATCGTTGGCCGCGCCGACTTTGGCATCGACCTGCACACCGCCGCGATCCGCCGCACCAATTATCCGAACGTCCGCGGCGATCTTTCCAATCCAGCCGTGCGGCGGATCGCCACCGCGTTTGGATCGGAGATCGTGCTCAATGGCCAGGGCCCCGGCGGCGCCTTGCGCCGCGAAGCGTGCCAGGTCGGTTGTCCAACGATCATCATGGAAGGGGGCGAGATCTGGAAAGTCGAACCCGATGTCGTCGCCAACGCGGCGCGTGGTGTTCGCAACGTTTTGCGCGATCTCCAAATGTTGGGCGGTCCGCCTGAACAGGCTCCCTACCAAGTGATCGTCGAAACGTCGAAATGGGTGCGAGCCGAGAAGGGTGGCTTTTTGCAGTTCCATGTCCAGCCGGGAGAGGTCATTGTCAAAGGCCAGCCGGTGGCGACGAACACCAACCTGCTGGGCCGCGAACGCTGCATCCTGGAAGCTCCCTTCGACGCCGTCGTGATCGGGATGACGACGCTGCCCGCGGGCAGCCCCGGCGAACCGGTCTGCCATCTAGGAATGTTGCCCGAGGGCTTCGATCCCGAGACGCTGCATCAGCTGAGAGGCGGGACGCAACGCGAGGCGACTTAA